A genomic window from Gossypium hirsutum isolate 1008001.06 chromosome D12, Gossypium_hirsutum_v2.1, whole genome shotgun sequence includes:
- the LOC107945082 gene encoding acetylserotonin O-methyltransferase produces MGDIKVRGKKEDEDEKAEVEIWNYVFGHVKIAVVKCAIELGIADAIDKHGSPMTLSQLTTTLKCEPPRLYRILRFLVHYQILKEEPVTQDSIGFALTPLSRRLIRHGERSMAALILLESSPVMLAPWHSLSARVLDSGNSPFETAHGKDVWSYAEENPGHSKLIDEAMACDARVAVRALIEGCPRVFDGIKSLVDVGGGNGTALSMLVKAFPWMHGINFDLPHVVAVAPKVDGIEYVGGDMFECVPKADAAFFMWVLHDWDDEECIQILKKCREAIPQDKGKVIIVESVLEEDENDKLEFVGLMLDMVMMAHTNKGKERTLKEWKYVLGEAGFTRINVKPIHAVQSIIEAYI; encoded by the exons AGCAGTAGTTAAATGTGCCATTGAGCTTGGGATTGCTGATGCAATTGACAAGCATGGAAGCCCCATGACACTCTCTCAGCTAACCACTACCCTTAAATGTGAACCACCTCGTCTTTATCGTATTTTGAGGTTCTTGGTCCACTACCAAATATTGAAAGAGGAGCCCGTAACTCAAGATTCCATTGGTTTTGCACTGACGCCTTTGTCTCGTCGATTGATTCGACATGGCGAAAGGAGCATGGCGGCCTTAATTTTACTAGAGAGCAGCCCTGTTATGTTAGCACCATGGCATAGTCTAAGTGCTCGTGTCCTTGACAGTGGGAATTCACCGTTTGAGACAGCACACGGAAAGGATGTATGGAGCTATGCAGAGGAGAACCCTGGACATAGCAAACTCATAGACGAAGCAATGGCTTGCGATGCTAGAGTGGCGGTGCGTGCCTTAATCGAAGGATGTCCTCGAGTGTTTGATGGCATTAAAAGTTTGGTTGATGTTGGTGGAGGCAATGGGACTGCTTTATCTATGTTGGTAAAGGCATTCCCTTGGATGCATGGCATCAACTTCGATCTTCCCCATGTTGTTGCCGTTGCCCCGAAAGTCGATGGCATCGAATACGTAGGAGGAGACATGTTCGAGTGTGTCCCAAAAGCAGACGCTGCTTTCTTTATG TGGGTGTTGCATGACTGGGATGATGAGGAATGCATACAAATCCTAAAGAAATGTAGAGAAGCCATCCCACAAGACAAAGGGAAGGTCATAATTGTTGAATCTGTgcttgaagaagatgaaaatgaCAAGCTAGAATTTGTGGGGTTGATGTTAGACATGGTGATGATGGCACATACTAACAAAGGCAAAGAAAGGACCTTAAAGGAATGGAAGTATGTTCTTGGAGAGGCTGGATTCACCAGAATCAATGTAAAACCCATTCATGCTGTTCAATCTATCATTGAAGCTTATATTTAG